Proteins encoded within one genomic window of Granulicella pectinivorans:
- a CDS encoding OmpA family protein, with protein sequence MSQDRIEAEEATNRLSIWLWILPFLAVLAFSVWFVRHHRIAPPTTAPVVTALPQLGNVTYETSKPALDPDGLATVDRAAQVMRGNPNVGLRLEGYPNTSSKPMNQDLLTRQRTESVRKELEAQGIDPNRLVVEPFPPPTPADTDPIPDKAPDTRRISLYIRK encoded by the coding sequence ATGTCGCAAGACCGCATTGAAGCCGAAGAAGCGACCAATCGACTCTCTATCTGGCTCTGGATCCTGCCCTTTCTCGCCGTCCTTGCCTTTTCCGTCTGGTTCGTGCGCCACCACCGCATTGCGCCGCCTACCACGGCACCCGTTGTCACGGCCCTGCCCCAGCTCGGCAATGTCACCTACGAGACCTCGAAACCGGCCCTCGACCCCGATGGTCTGGCAACTGTCGACCGTGCCGCGCAGGTCATGCGCGGCAACCCGAATGTCGGTCTTCGCCTCGAAGGCTACCCCAACACGTCTTCCAAGCCAATGAACCAGGATCTCCTCACCCGTCAGCGCACCGAGTCCGTGCGCAAAGAACTGGAAGCCCAGGGCATCGACCCCAACCGCCTCGTCGTCGAGCCCTTTCCACCACCGACCCCAGCCGACACGGATCCCATCCCGGACAAAGCCCCGGATACCCGCCGCATCTCCCTCTATATCCGGAAATAA
- a CDS encoding FmdE family protein — protein MESFETLLGEAEVAHGHLCAGQILGVRMAMLGCRLLGIEEPRGRDRKRLVTYVEIDRCATDAIAVVTGCRLGKRALKFRDWGKMAATFVDLQGKAVRVAALESSKARARELYPEMGDKNQQQMRAYREMPDDELFSAQWVSVAIEAREMPGYKSARIVCAECGEGINYDREVLVEGRALCLGCAAPGQRYFQPLT, from the coding sequence ATGGAAAGTTTTGAGACGTTGCTGGGTGAGGCGGAGGTAGCGCATGGGCATCTGTGCGCGGGGCAGATTCTTGGGGTGCGGATGGCGATGCTCGGATGCCGCCTGCTTGGGATCGAGGAGCCTCGGGGACGGGACCGCAAGCGGCTGGTGACGTATGTCGAGATCGACCGGTGCGCGACCGATGCGATTGCGGTAGTGACGGGATGCCGGCTGGGGAAGCGGGCGCTGAAGTTTCGGGACTGGGGGAAGATGGCGGCTACGTTTGTCGATCTTCAGGGCAAGGCGGTACGGGTGGCGGCTCTGGAATCCTCGAAGGCCCGGGCTCGTGAGCTCTATCCGGAGATGGGGGATAAGAATCAGCAGCAGATGCGCGCTTACCGGGAGATGCCGGATGATGAGCTGTTTTCCGCGCAGTGGGTGTCGGTGGCGATCGAAGCGCGGGAGATGCCTGGTTACAAATCGGCGCGGATCGTGTGTGCGGAGTGTGGGGAGGGAATCAACTACGACCGGGAGGTCTTGGTAGAGGGGCGGGCGCTTTGTTTGGGGTGTGCGGCACCGGGGCAGAGGTATTTTCAACCTTTGACGTAG
- a CDS encoding tetratricopeptide repeat protein, which translates to MRFLGSLAAVVLGFGAVASGQSMPGMAMGTMHTIPSPEQLPVPVKMTGIGNGHIPITATPEAQAWFDQGLNLYHDFWDYESTKAFEQGVRVDPNCAMCFWGLAIGEGFRGGPDSIYGQKALTRAVALKKTVSERERLYIEAAQEDSRRKKNPKYKKLRKLVAKYPGDLQARIFLAVNLQDGYDDKGEPKAGTREAVGMLEAVLKEAPNDSAANHYWIHAMEPSNHPEMAIPSAALLASLAPTSGHMVHMPGHIYYRVGNYVAAQQWFTASTEADEKYMREQKVGVDDDWNYVHNMQYSIANLMEQGRLVEANALSDKLSAARGELSATLYIWSARDDMARVSNRLPVALRVGDWNGVLAMLEGAPVKEANLAFLASELKEYALGMKALDAGRTGEAEAAAGRLDVGLDAMKKTVDAADAKKKSEKKEKDDRAKGNAAPQVPVMPDAEAGPLVKEFAIASLELRADLLIAKGKVEDGKKLFVDAAKKEKDLGYREPPFYIRPVGETEAIALLRARDYAGARAGYEAGLADRPKSGFDLYGLARVKELSGDASGAKAGYAAFLTAWPKADKGLPEVVHARAVVGAAGTVGAL; encoded by the coding sequence ATGCGATTTTTAGGAAGTCTGGCGGCGGTGGTGTTGGGGTTTGGGGCTGTGGCCTCGGGGCAGTCGATGCCTGGGATGGCGATGGGCACGATGCACACGATTCCCTCACCCGAACAACTGCCGGTGCCGGTGAAGATGACGGGGATCGGGAATGGGCATATCCCGATTACAGCTACCCCCGAGGCGCAGGCCTGGTTCGACCAGGGGCTGAATCTTTATCACGACTTCTGGGACTACGAATCAACCAAGGCATTTGAGCAGGGCGTGCGGGTGGATCCGAACTGCGCCATGTGCTTCTGGGGACTGGCAATTGGGGAAGGGTTTCGGGGTGGTCCGGACTCGATCTACGGACAGAAGGCTCTCACGCGAGCGGTGGCTTTGAAGAAAACGGTGAGCGAGCGGGAGAGGCTCTATATCGAGGCCGCACAGGAAGACTCCAGGCGGAAGAAGAATCCGAAGTACAAGAAGCTGCGGAAGCTGGTGGCGAAGTATCCCGGGGATCTGCAGGCGCGAATCTTTCTGGCGGTGAATCTGCAGGATGGGTACGACGACAAGGGTGAGCCGAAGGCAGGGACCAGAGAGGCAGTCGGGATGCTCGAGGCGGTGCTGAAGGAGGCGCCGAACGATTCGGCGGCGAACCACTACTGGATTCACGCGATGGAGCCAAGCAATCATCCGGAGATGGCCATTCCGAGTGCGGCGCTGCTGGCCAGCCTGGCTCCCACGTCGGGGCACATGGTGCATATGCCTGGTCACATTTATTACCGGGTAGGCAACTATGTGGCGGCGCAGCAGTGGTTTACAGCTTCCACCGAGGCCGACGAGAAGTACATGCGCGAGCAGAAGGTTGGGGTGGATGATGACTGGAACTACGTCCACAATATGCAGTACTCGATCGCAAATCTGATGGAGCAGGGGCGGCTGGTGGAGGCGAATGCCCTTTCGGACAAGCTGAGCGCGGCCCGGGGTGAGCTGTCGGCTACGTTGTATATCTGGTCGGCCCGGGATGACATGGCGCGGGTGAGCAACCGGCTTCCGGTGGCGCTCAGGGTGGGCGACTGGAATGGAGTGCTTGCGATGTTGGAGGGGGCTCCGGTCAAGGAGGCAAATCTGGCGTTTCTGGCGAGTGAGTTGAAGGAGTATGCGCTGGGAATGAAGGCTCTGGACGCGGGCAGGACGGGTGAGGCCGAGGCTGCGGCGGGGCGGCTGGACGTAGGGCTCGACGCGATGAAGAAGACGGTGGATGCGGCGGACGCGAAGAAGAAGTCCGAGAAGAAGGAGAAAGACGATCGGGCCAAAGGGAATGCCGCTCCGCAGGTTCCGGTGATGCCGGATGCGGAGGCCGGTCCCCTCGTGAAGGAGTTCGCGATCGCGTCGCTGGAGCTGCGCGCGGACCTTCTGATTGCGAAGGGGAAGGTCGAGGACGGAAAGAAGCTGTTCGTCGACGCGGCCAAGAAGGAGAAGGATCTGGGGTATCGGGAGCCTCCTTTTTATATCCGTCCGGTGGGCGAGACGGAGGCGATCGCCCTGCTGCGGGCCAGGGACTACGCCGGGGCCAGGGCGGGGTATGAGGCCGGGTTGGCGGATCGGCCGAAGTCGGGGTTCGATCTGTACGGGCTGGCCAGGGTGAAGGAGCTCTCGGGGGATGCGAGCGGGGCGAAGGCGGGGTATGCCGCGTTTCTGACGGCATGGCCCAAGGCGGATAAAGGATTACCGGAGGTGGTGCATGCCCGGGCGGTGGTGGGGGCGGCGGGAACGGTAGGGGCGCTTTAG
- a CDS encoding YqaE/Pmp3 family membrane protein, producing the protein MRLIIAFFFPWLTFFLIGRPISGLVCLLLQCTILGWLPATIWAVYALSQYKTDRKIYRALRA; encoded by the coding sequence ATGAGACTGATCATCGCGTTCTTCTTTCCCTGGCTTACGTTCTTTCTGATCGGGCGACCGATTTCGGGGCTGGTCTGCCTGCTGCTGCAGTGCACGATCCTCGGCTGGCTGCCGGCCACGATCTGGGCGGTGTATGCGCTGAGCCAGTACAAAACGGACCGGAAGATCTATCGAGCTCTCAGGGCTTAG
- a CDS encoding bactofilin family protein, with protein MWKPNQPGSTTPQAPEPTRPSSVPSTFETATARPSVPSASAPAPVPSGDQATIGKSLIVKGELSGSESLYIDGKVEGAINLPGNRVTVGRNGQVAANILAREVVVLGKVRGNIQASDRVDIRSEGSLTGDVQAARISIEDGAFFKGGIDIRKPGSEPTRSTATPEPVIVEA; from the coding sequence ATGTGGAAACCAAACCAGCCCGGAAGCACGACTCCCCAAGCCCCCGAGCCCACCCGCCCTTCGAGCGTGCCGTCAACCTTCGAGACTGCTACCGCCCGCCCGTCGGTTCCCAGCGCTTCCGCACCCGCACCCGTTCCCTCCGGCGACCAGGCCACCATCGGCAAGAGCCTCATCGTCAAGGGTGAGCTCTCCGGTTCCGAGTCTCTCTACATCGACGGAAAGGTCGAAGGAGCCATCAACCTGCCTGGCAATCGCGTCACCGTAGGCCGCAACGGACAGGTCGCCGCCAACATCCTCGCTCGCGAGGTCGTTGTACTCGGCAAGGTGCGCGGCAACATCCAGGCATCGGACCGCGTCGACATCCGCAGCGAAGGTTCGCTCACCGGCGACGTCCAGGCCGCACGCATCTCCATCGAGGATGGTGCCTTCTTCAAGGGCGGCATCGACATCCGCAAGCCTGGTTCCGAGCCGACCCGCTCCACCGCCACGCCCGAGCCCGTCATCGTCGAAGCATAA
- a CDS encoding RNA polymerase sigma factor, producing MLLSPNETFLTVCEAPMESEESRLVRRAKDGDEAAFVELHRRHARLAASVIFRIMKNPEDTEDVLQETFVRALTHLHRFDGRSKFSTWLTRIAINTSLMQLRRRKSRPEYVLDRNYDGEAEIMPDLADPGLDPEKSFLRNSALSEVRGAMQRLPLVLRETIALRCSEGMPVREIASTMGVSVAAAKSRLLRANQAVREILEADARAHLYRSSYTRTLTGARGRQI from the coding sequence ATGCTGCTTAGTCCCAATGAGACGTTCCTGACGGTCTGCGAGGCTCCGATGGAGTCCGAAGAGTCCCGGTTGGTGCGACGGGCGAAGGATGGCGATGAGGCTGCGTTTGTCGAGCTTCACCGGAGGCATGCGCGGCTGGCGGCTTCGGTGATCTTCCGGATTATGAAGAACCCGGAGGATACGGAGGATGTCCTGCAGGAGACGTTCGTGCGGGCGTTGACGCATCTCCATCGCTTCGATGGGCGGTCGAAGTTTTCGACGTGGCTGACGCGGATCGCAATCAATACATCGCTGATGCAGTTGCGCAGGCGGAAGAGCAGGCCGGAGTATGTGCTGGACCGGAACTATGACGGCGAGGCGGAGATCATGCCGGACCTGGCGGATCCTGGGCTGGATCCGGAAAAGAGCTTCCTCCGCAACAGCGCGTTGAGCGAAGTGAGAGGGGCCATGCAGAGGCTTCCGTTGGTGCTCCGGGAGACGATCGCGCTGCGGTGCTCGGAAGGGATGCCGGTGCGGGAGATTGCGAGCACCATGGGTGTTTCAGTCGCGGCGGCGAAGTCGCGCCTGTTACGGGCGAATCAGGCGGTGAGGGAGATCCTGGAAGCAGATGCGAGGGCCCATCTTTACCGGAGCAGCTACACGAGGACGCTGACGGGGGCTCGGGGGCGGCAGATTTAA
- a CDS encoding glyoxalase, which translates to MNREHRTLPTLFLSLWIALLPLEAQTLSGTVAVAPQYGTTHVYVAPRDTDAFVASFLGTFGGASTKQVVTTVTPTPSSTTSQLLQTPSGNISLFGFLTPIPYPFGSERTGLLVEDMDRAVTAARASGAEVVVQAFPDPIGRDAVLRFPGGLMTQIYWHTRPPSSPALAHPPENRIYVSPDAVTAFLHSYLQFSQGHVVNDEAAAPGAEIGRTNYTYRRIHLASKFGKALVMVTDGILPFPYGLETTGYEVDDLDATLKRATSFGAIILTPDAGAHSAMVRFPGGYIAEIHASPR; encoded by the coding sequence ATGAACCGAGAACATCGCACGCTCCCCACACTCTTCCTGTCGTTATGGATCGCGCTTCTTCCACTCGAAGCCCAGACGTTGTCCGGCACGGTTGCAGTCGCTCCACAGTACGGAACAACCCACGTCTACGTAGCTCCTCGCGATACGGACGCCTTCGTGGCAAGCTTCCTCGGAACCTTCGGCGGCGCAAGCACCAAACAGGTCGTTACAACCGTCACGCCGACGCCGAGCTCTACAACCTCGCAACTCCTGCAAACCCCCTCGGGCAATATCTCGCTCTTCGGCTTCCTCACGCCGATACCCTATCCATTCGGCTCGGAGCGTACGGGCCTTCTGGTGGAAGATATGGATCGCGCCGTCACGGCAGCACGGGCATCTGGAGCGGAGGTTGTTGTGCAGGCCTTCCCTGACCCCATCGGCCGCGATGCCGTGCTCCGCTTTCCCGGTGGGCTCATGACGCAGATCTACTGGCACACCAGGCCACCGTCATCACCTGCTTTGGCCCACCCTCCGGAGAACCGCATTTACGTCTCACCCGACGCGGTCACAGCTTTCCTGCACAGCTATCTGCAGTTCTCGCAGGGCCATGTCGTGAACGATGAAGCCGCAGCTCCGGGTGCGGAGATTGGTCGAACCAACTACACCTATCGACGCATTCATCTTGCATCGAAGTTCGGCAAGGCGCTCGTCATGGTCACCGATGGCATTCTTCCGTTCCCCTATGGTCTTGAGACGACGGGGTATGAGGTGGACGATCTCGACGCCACGTTGAAGCGCGCCACATCGTTTGGCGCCATCATCCTGACGCCGGACGCGGGTGCGCACTCCGCCATGGTCAGGTTCCCCGGCGGCTATATCGCGGAGATCCACGCTTCGCCCAGATAA
- a CDS encoding TonB-dependent receptor: MQSRFINRISCFTAVLALIFGLTLTASAQRYLGGIQGEVTDPTGAKVAGATIVAEETSTHFKTSGVSNGAGAYNFPALNPGTYKVTATAPTFKTENRQDVVLTAGQVQTVDFALTVGAASETISVTAENSLLDTGSANIATTLSTQEVTDLPNEGRNPFVMATLAAGVLNGGSGGYFQGKSSQFTNPFSGVAVQIVSAGNGGHNRLTLNGIPDDPAERFSGSSYSGFVPSPEAVEEVKVQTSIFDAQVGHGNGTVTNTVVRTGTNKLHGAAYYVFQNTYLNANTSEKVPTQYAAVNPTRRNNDQLSQTGFVVDGPVVIPHLYNGRDKTFFMVAFERYASHTAINYSTKVPTAAELGGDFSALCTAFDGTGRCTNGIQLFDPNSPVDINGNRTAFFANNNIASRITASGKAFASYFPAPSIAGVTTGTNYISTQTSYPSTYPSFIVRMDHAIGQKNKINGIFFRSGLTQSYPLQGFPKGIGPGGYGYSVYRNNRGGSVDDVHQFSSSMVLDSRFGLLYHPFGLAYPGNSNFDLSTLGISGTNLPYKSFPGLSITDGYATLAAGAGGQVSENTTGSIEEILTKTLGSHTLRLGFEGNLIRYNVQNPQSGFGNTSGPSGNQSSIAFDRRFTQQNYNVGDANSGDPIAALLLGTFSSISYNITPAYALQQIYAAPFVQDDWRVNSKLTVNLGFRWDYESPFTERYNKMVSNFCTTCANPLGIAVNGQAVKGGLQFTSSSNRFPYPRDLNNFQPRIGAAYQAAPGTVVRAGFGIIYFNTLETPIGTGFSQTTSYNNYTANTPLNTLSNPFPNGVALPTGSSLGLSTALGQSVSFVDPNHVQPKSAQYSASVQQQFPGSLTLQIAYVGARPTRLEVNHNINVLPAQYYNQGGAMANTLNATVANPMAGALPQQPSLNGATIQRNLLLLPFPEFGSVTEQYSSIGSAPYNALQIQVSRPMRHGFSLQGNFTWDKVMLHNGFLDNYALAVGKLYSVQDNNPTMFGNIFGTYQLPRFAGKPYIERLLLGGWSLNSVIRLANGPLIAAPSNVDIIGDYHQPDKNLYRQFNTCYQQSTVLGSGAVTVANVNTTLDPSGTYATKVGCDSRSPNPAFRTRIPYTSQSNSNYLNIRQPIKPLADLSMFKKFILREGTSFEIRGEFFNILNTPNWGGPSTSLGVANSASAAGGGSLATPNGIASQANDARIGQLTARINF; encoded by the coding sequence GTGCAAAGTCGTTTCATCAACAGGATTTCCTGCTTCACCGCGGTTCTCGCCCTCATCTTCGGTCTCACCCTCACGGCCAGCGCGCAGCGTTATCTCGGCGGTATCCAGGGCGAGGTGACCGACCCGACCGGGGCCAAGGTTGCCGGAGCCACCATTGTTGCCGAGGAGACCTCGACCCACTTCAAGACCAGCGGCGTCTCGAATGGTGCCGGCGCCTACAACTTCCCAGCCCTGAATCCGGGCACCTACAAAGTCACCGCCACCGCGCCAACCTTCAAGACGGAAAATCGCCAGGACGTCGTCCTCACGGCCGGCCAGGTCCAGACCGTAGACTTCGCTCTCACCGTCGGTGCCGCGTCCGAGACCATCTCGGTCACGGCGGAAAACAGCCTGCTCGACACCGGATCCGCGAACATCGCCACCACCCTCTCCACGCAGGAGGTCACCGACCTCCCCAACGAGGGCCGCAATCCCTTCGTCATGGCCACGCTCGCTGCCGGCGTCCTCAACGGCGGATCCGGCGGATACTTCCAGGGCAAGTCCAGCCAGTTCACCAATCCCTTCTCCGGCGTCGCTGTCCAGATCGTCTCGGCCGGAAATGGAGGCCACAACCGCCTTACCCTCAACGGCATTCCCGACGATCCCGCCGAGCGCTTCTCCGGCTCCAGCTACTCCGGCTTCGTCCCCTCGCCGGAAGCCGTGGAGGAGGTAAAGGTCCAGACCTCGATCTTCGACGCCCAGGTGGGCCACGGTAACGGCACCGTCACCAACACCGTCGTCCGAACCGGAACCAACAAGCTCCACGGCGCCGCCTACTACGTCTTCCAGAACACCTACCTCAACGCCAACACCTCCGAGAAGGTACCCACCCAGTACGCCGCAGTCAACCCCACGCGCCGCAACAACGACCAGCTCAGCCAGACCGGCTTCGTCGTCGACGGTCCCGTCGTCATTCCTCATCTCTACAACGGTCGTGACAAGACCTTCTTCATGGTCGCCTTCGAGCGCTACGCCTCGCACACCGCCATCAACTACAGCACCAAGGTTCCTACCGCGGCTGAACTTGGCGGCGACTTTTCGGCACTCTGCACCGCGTTCGACGGCACCGGTCGTTGCACCAACGGCATCCAGCTCTTCGATCCCAACTCGCCGGTCGACATCAACGGAAACCGTACCGCGTTCTTCGCCAACAACAACATCGCCTCGCGCATCACGGCATCCGGTAAGGCCTTCGCCTCCTACTTTCCGGCGCCCAGCATCGCCGGCGTCACCACGGGCACCAACTACATCTCCACCCAAACCTCCTATCCCAGCACCTACCCTTCCTTCATCGTCCGCATGGATCACGCGATCGGCCAGAAGAACAAGATCAACGGTATCTTCTTCCGTTCGGGACTCACCCAGAGCTACCCGCTGCAGGGCTTTCCCAAGGGCATTGGTCCCGGTGGCTATGGCTACAGCGTCTACCGCAACAATCGTGGCGGCAGCGTCGACGATGTCCACCAGTTCTCCTCCAGCATGGTGCTCGACTCGCGCTTCGGCCTCCTCTACCATCCCTTCGGTCTCGCCTATCCTGGCAACTCAAACTTTGACCTCAGCACCCTCGGCATCAGCGGAACCAACCTGCCGTACAAGAGCTTTCCCGGCCTATCCATCACCGATGGCTACGCAACTCTGGCTGCGGGCGCAGGTGGACAGGTCAGCGAGAACACCACAGGATCCATCGAAGAAATCCTCACCAAGACGCTCGGCAGCCACACGCTCCGTCTAGGCTTCGAAGGAAACCTCATCCGTTACAACGTCCAGAATCCCCAGTCCGGCTTCGGCAACACCTCAGGCCCCTCGGGCAACCAGAGCTCCATTGCCTTCGATCGCCGCTTTACCCAGCAGAACTACAACGTCGGCGATGCCAACTCGGGCGACCCCATCGCGGCTCTCCTGCTTGGTACCTTCTCCTCCATCTCCTACAACATCACCCCTGCCTACGCCCTCCAGCAGATCTACGCAGCCCCGTTTGTCCAGGATGACTGGCGCGTCAACTCCAAGCTGACCGTCAACCTCGGCTTCCGTTGGGACTACGAGTCTCCCTTCACGGAGCGTTACAACAAGATGGTCTCCAACTTCTGCACCACCTGCGCCAACCCCTTGGGAATCGCAGTCAATGGCCAGGCAGTGAAGGGTGGCCTCCAGTTCACGTCGAGCTCCAACCGGTTCCCCTACCCGCGCGACCTGAACAACTTCCAGCCGCGCATCGGTGCTGCCTACCAGGCGGCTCCCGGCACGGTCGTCCGCGCAGGCTTCGGCATTATCTACTTCAACACGCTCGAAACTCCCATCGGCACCGGCTTCTCGCAGACCACGAGCTACAACAACTACACGGCTAACACACCGCTCAACACACTCTCGAACCCTTTCCCGAATGGTGTCGCTCTGCCCACCGGCAGCTCGCTTGGCCTCTCGACCGCACTCGGTCAGAGCGTCAGCTTCGTCGATCCCAATCACGTCCAGCCGAAGAGCGCGCAGTATTCGGCCAGCGTGCAGCAGCAGTTCCCCGGTTCCCTGACTCTGCAGATCGCCTACGTGGGGGCGCGACCCACGCGTCTTGAGGTCAACCACAACATCAACGTCCTGCCGGCGCAGTACTACAACCAGGGCGGGGCCATGGCCAACACCCTCAACGCGACCGTAGCTAACCCGATGGCGGGCGCTCTGCCTCAGCAGCCCTCCCTCAATGGAGCCACCATCCAGCGCAACCTCCTCCTGCTTCCGTTCCCGGAGTTTGGTTCCGTCACCGAGCAGTACTCTTCCATCGGCTCAGCCCCCTACAACGCCCTCCAGATCCAGGTCTCACGTCCCATGCGCCATGGCTTCAGCCTCCAGGGCAATTTCACCTGGGATAAGGTCATGCTGCACAACGGCTTCCTGGACAACTACGCGCTCGCCGTCGGCAAGCTCTACTCCGTGCAGGACAACAACCCCACCATGTTCGGCAATATCTTCGGCACCTACCAGTTGCCCAGGTTTGCAGGCAAACCCTACATCGAGCGTTTGCTCCTTGGCGGCTGGTCCCTCAACAGCGTCATTCGGCTCGCCAATGGTCCACTCATCGCCGCACCCAGCAACGTGGATATCATCGGTGACTACCACCAGCCCGACAAGAACCTCTACCGCCAGTTCAACACCTGCTACCAGCAGTCCACAGTCCTGGGCTCAGGCGCGGTCACCGTCGCCAACGTCAACACGACCCTCGACCCCAGCGGCACCTACGCAACCAAAGTAGGCTGCGACTCGCGTTCGCCCAACCCTGCCTTCCGCACGCGTATTCCCTACACCTCGCAGTCCAACAGCAACTACCTCAACATCCGCCAGCCCATCAAGCCTCTTGCCGATCTGTCGATGTTCAAGAAGTTCATCCTCCGCGAAGGCACCAGCTTCGAGATTCGCGGTGAGTTCTTCAACATCCTCAATACTCCGAACTGGGGTGGCCCCAGCACCTCGCTCGGGGTCGCCAACTCGGCATCCGCTGCGGGCGGTGGATCCCTGGCAACGCCCAACGGCATTGCCTCCCAGGCCAACGACGCACGCATCGGTCAGCTCACCGCACGCATCAACTTCTAA